One Coleofasciculus chthonoplastes PCC 7420 DNA window includes the following coding sequences:
- a CDS encoding glycosyltransferase family 39 protein produces MMLKKLPLSPTGWRNLLIAVIVLGIVFRVYNLDRKVYWYDETMTSMRISGYTQTEVIQQAFDGEVIPVATFLERYQYPTPEKDLNDTINALAGNPEHSPLYYLMARFWLQRFGHSVVTIRFLSVLISFLAFPCMYWLCWELFGLSTVSWVGVAILAISPFHVLYAQEAREYSLWTVTILLSSAALLRAMRLKSLPSWGIYGITVALGLYTHPFSAFVSIGHGIYVLVTEGFRWSRKLTKYLVSSLFGLLLFLPWLGIVISHFSKFVDNTASVNLNREGFLPLFWGLNLSRIFFDVNQGTSPFSPLHYLSALLAGYALYYLYRKAPLNAWVFIITLIGVTGMALIGPDVILGGRRSSITRYAIPSYLGIQIAVAYLITAKTTAINGNTKHLKRWQYGAIALLFCGIISCIVSAQFPVWWHKSHSKSRYNPQVAEIVNQAKNPLVVSDKIPGIMFSLSHSLNPDVHLQMVLPPGIPQIPNTFSPIFVYRPTETLKQGIKTNHQLTEEPHSKSWLWRVE; encoded by the coding sequence ATGATGTTAAAAAAATTACCGTTAAGTCCAACCGGATGGCGCAATTTACTGATTGCCGTAATCGTACTAGGGATAGTTTTCCGCGTCTATAACCTCGATCGCAAGGTTTACTGGTACGATGAGACAATGACCTCGATGCGAATCTCTGGGTATACCCAAACCGAAGTCATCCAGCAGGCGTTCGACGGTGAAGTGATTCCAGTTGCAACGTTCTTAGAGCGATATCAGTATCCCACGCCAGAAAAAGATCTCAATGACACGATTAACGCCTTAGCCGGGAATCCCGAACATTCGCCCCTCTATTATCTAATGGCACGGTTCTGGTTGCAACGCTTTGGTCATTCAGTTGTCACCATTCGCTTCTTATCCGTGTTAATCAGTTTTCTGGCATTTCCTTGTATGTACTGGTTATGTTGGGAACTCTTCGGATTATCGACAGTAAGTTGGGTTGGTGTTGCTATTCTAGCGATTTCCCCGTTCCATGTCTTGTACGCCCAAGAAGCACGAGAATATAGTTTGTGGACAGTGACCATTCTATTATCAAGTGCGGCATTATTGCGAGCCATGCGATTAAAAAGCTTACCGAGTTGGGGAATTTACGGAATAACTGTGGCGCTGGGACTTTATACTCATCCCTTTTCCGCCTTCGTGTCTATTGGACATGGTATTTATGTTTTAGTCACTGAAGGATTTCGCTGGAGTCGCAAACTAACGAAGTATTTAGTATCGTCTCTATTCGGGCTACTCCTATTTTTACCTTGGCTAGGGATTGTGATTAGCCATTTTTCCAAATTCGTAGACAATACCGCCTCGGTTAACTTGAATCGAGAAGGATTTTTACCCTTATTTTGGGGGTTAAATCTGAGTCGAATTTTCTTTGATGTGAATCAAGGAACCAGCCCATTTAGTCCACTGCATTATCTGAGTGCGTTATTAGCAGGCTATGCATTATACTACCTTTACCGCAAAGCCCCCCTCAACGCTTGGGTGTTTATTATCACCTTAATTGGTGTTACCGGAATGGCGCTGATTGGACCCGATGTCATTTTAGGGGGGCGTCGTTCTAGTATTACCCGATACGCCATTCCCAGTTATTTAGGAATTCAGATAGCAGTCGCTTATTTAATCACCGCCAAAACTACGGCAATCAACGGCAATACAAAGCATTTGAAGCGCTGGCAATACGGCGCGATCGCACTCTTGTTTTGTGGTATTATCTCCTGTATCGTCAGCGCCCAATTTCCGGTGTGGTGGCACAAAAGTCATAGTAAAAGTCGATATAATCCCCAAGTGGCTGAAATTGTCAATCAAGCCAAAAATCCCCTAGTGGTTAGTGATAAAATTCCGGGAATTATGTTTTCTCTCAGTCATTCCCTGAATCCAGACGTTCATCTCCAGATGGTTCTCCCCCCTGGAATTCCCCAAATTCCAAATACATTTTCTCCCATCTTTGTCTATCGACCCACTGAAACCTTGAAACAAGGAATTAAAACCAATCATCAATTAACCGAAGAACCCCACTCCAAATCCTGGTTATGGAGAGTAGAATAG
- the dndE gene encoding DNA sulfur modification protein DndE, with product MEIERFKLSKSAKDQLTKLKRYTKIDQWNILCRWAFCRSLAEPTQPSPVPIPADSNVEMTWRVFGGELADILLMALKQRCHNDGLGCDKDTLTTQFRLHLHRGIGYLAGDPTIKTIEDFIEIANRH from the coding sequence ATGGAAATTGAACGCTTTAAACTTTCAAAATCAGCCAAAGACCAACTCACTAAACTCAAACGCTATACCAAAATTGATCAGTGGAATATTCTTTGCCGTTGGGCGTTTTGTCGTTCTCTGGCGGAACCGACTCAACCTTCACCTGTCCCGATTCCGGCTGACTCGAATGTGGAAATGACGTGGCGGGTGTTTGGTGGCGAATTGGCTGATATTTTGTTAATGGCGCTGAAACAACGCTGTCATAATGATGGTTTAGGGTGTGATAAGGATACTCTGACTACTCAGTTTCGCCTTCATCTCCATCGGGGGATTGGGTATTTAGCGGGTGATCCCACGATTAAGACAATTGAAGATTTTATTGAAATTGCGAATAGGCATTGA
- a CDS encoding DUF433 domain-containing protein, giving the protein MTRQELEHQLLRLSPADKADIIQSLTKTLRTGGKGISKTPGICGGEACIAGTRIAVWLLVEAQQLGISEAQLLQDYPHISAADLVNAWAYADAHPEEMAAVIRANNEVV; this is encoded by the coding sequence ATGACTCGTCAGGAACTGGAACATCAGCTTCTTCGCCTATCCCCTGCTGACAAAGCAGACATCATTCAGAGTCTGACCAAAACTCTGAGAACGGGCGGCAAAGGAATCAGCAAAACTCCAGGTATTTGTGGTGGAGAAGCCTGTATTGCCGGAACCCGAATTGCCGTTTGGTTATTAGTTGAAGCCCAACAGCTTGGCATCAGTGAAGCCCAACTTCTACAAGACTATCCTCACATCAGTGCGGCTGATCTGGTCAATGCTTGGGCGTATGCTGATGCTCATCCCGAAGAAATGGCAGCAGTGATTCGTGCCAATAATGAGGTTGTTTAG
- a CDS encoding DUF5615 family PIN-like protein, which yields MARLYADEQFPRDVSEQLRTMGHDVLTVQEAGNANLGIPDEEVLAFAVSNNRIVITLNRQDFIRLHRINPEHSGIIVCTNDLNRPRMATRINEAIAAEESLAGKLIRVIRPSR from the coding sequence ATGGCACGTTTGTATGCTGATGAGCAGTTTCCACGGGACGTTAGTGAACAGCTTCGGACAATGGGACATGATGTCTTGACTGTGCAGGAAGCGGGAAATGCTAACCTAGGAATTCCTGATGAAGAGGTATTAGCATTTGCTGTCAGCAATAATCGGATAGTTATCACCCTCAATCGCCAGGATTTTATCCGATTACACAGAATCAATCCTGAGCATTCAGGGATTATTGTTTGTACAAATGATCTGAATCGACCTCGAATGGCAACTCGTATCAACGAAGCGATCGCGGCAGAAGAATCCTTGGCAGGTAAATTAATTCGTGTGATACGCCCTAGCCGTTAA
- a CDS encoding TIR domain-containing protein: MVISNDSIEKLLPLLRPYLRDENERRAYLIRALGMDTPVLNRLVLNTPVDSFITNMVTELVRLGKISTGKLALCALLEVIRKDMGLDNQAKVDTLLQQLRNELTTETSIAMMPSPKRDQVFISYSHKDKVWLKELQTMLKPLIRSNKISLWDDTQIKPGAKWRNEITQALAAAKVAVLMVSSNFLASDFIAEQELPPLLNAAEQEGLTIIWVYLSACLYEESEIGEYQAAHDTAEPLDTLSPGAQNQVWRTIGQAIKAAATETSANP; this comes from the coding sequence ATGGTAATAAGTAACGATAGCATTGAAAAATTATTACCTCTACTCAGACCCTATTTACGGGATGAGAATGAGCGTCGAGCCTATTTGATCAGGGCGTTAGGCATGGATACACCTGTTTTGAATCGCCTGGTTTTAAATACACCTGTGGATTCTTTCATCACAAACATGGTGACGGAACTGGTACGTTTAGGAAAAATATCCACTGGTAAACTAGCACTTTGCGCCTTGTTGGAAGTAATTCGTAAAGATATGGGTTTAGACAACCAGGCAAAAGTAGATACACTACTTCAACAACTGCGAAATGAGTTAACTACAGAAACCTCGATAGCAATGATGCCATCTCCTAAACGTGATCAAGTCTTTATTAGCTATAGTCATAAAGATAAAGTCTGGCTGAAAGAACTCCAGACTATGCTTAAACCGCTAATCCGGAGTAACAAAATCTCACTTTGGGATGATACCCAAATCAAACCCGGAGCCAAATGGAGAAACGAAATTACCCAAGCTCTCGCCGCCGCGAAAGTTGCTGTATTAATGGTAAGCTCAAACTTCCTGGCATCTGACTTTATTGCTGAACAAGAACTCCCACCTCTCCTCAACGCCGCAGAACAAGAAGGACTAACCATTATTTGGGTCTATTTGAGTGCTTGCTTGTACGAAGAGTCAGAAATTGGAGAGTATCAAGCCGCTCATGATACGGCTGAACCCCTGGATACTCTTTCACCTGGAGCGCAAAATCAGGTATGGCGGACAATTGGTCAAGCCATCAAAGCTGCTGCAACGGAAACATCGGCAAACCCTTAG
- a CDS encoding XRE family transcriptional regulator, with protein sequence MADNWSSHQSCCNGNIGKPLDCPLLYSDTASVGLNQVSAYAQNRNNNQFIVEVQTQQNVLPIPTPPHLLFDLLLIMDFKQQVRLVKEVMTSYQIAAFLVHGEPYCGQQLLVTRLFRLKPQWKTISPIKIDVSHNGVGRSIRHLWRQVAVWFGLPKEAEPKEIIDRVCDRVSTQDVIFIFYTVDYMPPNVLVAWLQEFWEPLVKRIEPESCPTPEATHLLMFLVDNSGSICQSTIQLAQEWEQPEYPRIPLHLPPVSPFPPDILEDWLDMVAGFRDIQIPAGLTAQLLLEKSEDGNPQDVYEAICCHCGYDWEGELAKWLI encoded by the coding sequence ATGGCGGACAATTGGTCAAGCCATCAAAGCTGCTGCAACGGAAACATCGGCAAACCCTTAGATTGCCCACTGTTGTATTCTGACACCGCGTCAGTGGGTCTAAATCAGGTGTCTGCTTATGCACAAAATAGGAATAACAATCAATTTATTGTAGAAGTTCAAACCCAACAAAACGTCCTCCCGATTCCAACGCCGCCTCATTTACTGTTTGATTTGCTGCTAATAATGGATTTTAAGCAGCAGGTGCGGTTGGTGAAAGAAGTCATGACATCATATCAAATTGCGGCTTTCTTGGTTCACGGTGAACCGTACTGCGGACAACAACTTTTGGTGACTCGATTATTCCGGTTGAAACCACAGTGGAAGACAATATCGCCGATTAAAATTGATGTGAGTCATAACGGTGTCGGGAGGAGTATTCGTCATCTGTGGCGACAAGTGGCGGTTTGGTTTGGGTTGCCAAAAGAGGCTGAACCGAAAGAGATTATAGATCGAGTGTGCGATCGCGTTTCCACTCAAGATGTTATTTTTATCTTTTATACCGTGGATTATATGCCGCCTAATGTCCTAGTGGCGTGGCTTCAGGAGTTCTGGGAACCTTTGGTAAAACGGATTGAGCCAGAGTCTTGTCCGACTCCAGAGGCAACCCATCTGTTAATGTTCTTGGTAGACAATAGCGGTAGTATTTGTCAGTCAACGATTCAATTAGCGCAGGAATGGGAGCAACCCGAATATCCTCGGATTCCCTTGCACTTGCCACCTGTGAGTCCATTTCCGCCAGATATTTTAGAGGATTGGCTGGATATGGTGGCGGGATTTAGGGATATACAGATACCTGCGGGGTTAACCGCTCAACTCTTATTAGAAAAGTCAGAAGACGGGAATCCTCAAGACGTCTATGAGGCAATTTGTTGCCACTGCGGCTATGATTGGGAGGGAGAATTGGCAAAATGGTTAATTTAG
- a CDS encoding AAA family ATPase yields MVNLADALAASGKPFYQGKLISPQACQENGLTPYLPSPELINAVNLAIFLEKRPLLLKGEPGCGKTRLAQAVAYELGLPYEPWYIKSTSRAKDGLYTYDAVRRLHDAQLVRMGEKSQSKVDDLNNYIEMGALGRAFANPQRTVVLIDEIDKADIDFPNDLLRELDEQQFTIEETGKEVQANFPPIVFVTSNDEKDLPDAFLRRCLFYYIEFPNSQLTEIVKAHFPESSPELVEGAVQRFRELRQTMEKGKSGKKVSTSELLDWFAVLRQFPQDEVLQQLEGELPFPEVLLKKWEDHLRYLGQ; encoded by the coding sequence ATGGTTAATTTAGCAGATGCACTGGCGGCTAGTGGGAAACCATTCTATCAGGGTAAACTCATTTCACCTCAAGCGTGTCAGGAGAATGGACTCACGCCTTATTTACCTTCACCGGAACTGATTAATGCGGTTAATCTGGCTATCTTTCTGGAAAAACGCCCCCTGTTACTCAAGGGTGAACCCGGATGTGGGAAAACTCGCTTGGCGCAGGCGGTGGCTTACGAATTAGGTTTACCCTATGAGCCTTGGTATATTAAGTCTACCAGTCGGGCAAAGGATGGACTCTACACCTACGACGCCGTAAGACGATTACATGATGCTCAACTGGTGCGGATGGGGGAAAAGAGTCAATCGAAAGTTGATGATTTAAACAATTATATTGAAATGGGAGCGCTGGGACGTGCGTTTGCTAATCCCCAGCGCACGGTGGTATTGATTGATGAAATTGATAAGGCGGATATTGACTTCCCTAACGATTTGTTACGAGAGCTTGACGAGCAGCAATTCACGATTGAGGAGACGGGAAAGGAGGTTCAGGCGAATTTCCCTCCGATTGTGTTTGTGACGAGCAACGATGAAAAGGATTTACCCGATGCCTTTCTGCGCCGTTGTCTGTTTTATTACATTGAATTTCCTAATTCACAATTAACCGAGATTGTCAAGGCTCACTTTCCGGAATCCTCGCCGGAGTTAGTCGAGGGAGCAGTGCAGCGTTTTAGGGAACTGCGGCAGACAATGGAGAAAGGGAAGTCAGGGAAAAAGGTGAGTACCAGTGAGTTACTGGATTGGTTTGCCGTGCTGCGTCAATTTCCTCAAGATGAGGTGTTGCAGCAGCTTGAGGGAGAATTGCCGTTCCCGGAAGTGTTGCTGAAGAAATGGGAGGATCATCTACGTTATTTAGGACAATAG
- a CDS encoding VWA domain-containing protein, whose protein sequence is MNPNQLPLLTIFNSLRQRHGLPLGVDEYLVVLRSLQAGFGIGTREELEQLCCLLWAKSEEENRLIRRLFEQMWRYSPDTSAQPKPSSPSPESEESSAEIPESEPLPELEPQPNLTPEPVQAVQAVRSSRRDRELRRPRYSLLTEYFPVTRRQMKQCWRYLRRPVREGIPTELDVEATVAKMGREGILLEPVLIPPRKNRADLVLMIDQDGSMVPFHQLSRQLVETAQRGGRLRQTRVFYFHDYPDQYLYRHPAMLNAQPMSEVLEEIGERAVVLIVSDAGAARGNFDEERIASTKVWIEQVQQSVRYCAWLNPMPNQWWQNTTAGEIARLLPMFEMSRQGMNAAIGVLRGRYIAWERMYSWLL, encoded by the coding sequence ATGAACCCCAATCAGTTACCACTGCTGACTATTTTTAACAGCCTGCGACAGCGCCATGGGTTACCATTAGGGGTGGATGAGTATTTAGTTGTCTTGCGATCGCTTCAGGCTGGCTTCGGTATCGGTACTCGTGAGGAACTAGAGCAACTTTGCTGTCTACTCTGGGCAAAGTCTGAGGAAGAGAATCGCCTAATTCGACGGCTATTTGAGCAAATGTGGCGGTATTCCCCAGATACTTCTGCTCAACCTAAACCCTCATCCCCATCGCCAGAGTCAGAAGAATCCTCGGCTGAAATACCCGAATCTGAACCTTTGCCTGAATTAGAACCCCAGCCCAATTTGACCCCAGAACCTGTGCAAGCGGTGCAAGCGGTGCGGAGTAGTCGGCGGGATAGAGAATTGAGACGCCCTCGCTATAGCCTACTAACTGAGTATTTCCCGGTGACTCGCCGACAGATGAAGCAATGCTGGCGTTATTTGCGTCGCCCCGTGCGAGAAGGAATCCCCACAGAATTAGATGTGGAAGCAACGGTGGCAAAAATGGGACGTGAGGGTATTTTACTCGAACCTGTGCTGATACCTCCCCGTAAAAATCGGGCGGATTTGGTGTTAATGATTGACCAGGATGGCTCAATGGTACCCTTTCACCAGCTATCACGGCAGTTAGTCGAAACAGCACAGCGCGGTGGACGGTTGAGACAGACCCGTGTATTTTATTTTCATGACTATCCTGATCAGTACCTGTATCGTCATCCCGCGATGTTGAATGCTCAACCCATGTCTGAGGTATTGGAAGAGATTGGAGAACGGGCGGTGGTACTGATTGTCAGCGATGCAGGAGCCGCACGAGGGAATTTTGACGAAGAACGGATTGCAAGCACTAAAGTATGGATTGAGCAGGTACAGCAGTCAGTACGGTATTGTGCTTGGCTGAACCCAATGCCAAATCAATGGTGGCAAAATACCACGGCTGGAGAAATTGCCCGTTTATTACCCATGTTTGAGATGAGTCGTCAGGGAATGAACGCGGCGATTGGTGTATTGCGGGGTCGATATATCGCTTGGGAGAGGATGTACTCATGGCTGCTGTAA
- a CDS encoding AAA-like domain-containing protein, with amino-acid sequence MAAVTSNRNQARARRVAVKRVEGFTKQFGEAHRNLARHAAFPLSLTPDLLYQIWANFVPEAPWEAVAHLLLSRLCRQVGYEMYEMDISDRNLLLRELKEQFGQERLDELAEFLLDYVAQRLTDDDPDTQDLREAQEWTALAYTKPNELARELAEALSARVKQEEITEVFRLASLVETFGEPLVQSGFEPLLIYADGMTTFARGNREGAAARFAKLPVQKGQIGIAGVTLDIPVEEPELPGGQVNLASAFYVERPPIEELCYEAILQPGALIRIKGNRQMGKTSLMTRILHHAKQQGYRTVPLSFQSADEDILADLDKFLKWLCVSVGRKLKLENKLADYWDDNLASKSSCTAYFEEYLLAEFDQPLVLGLDEVDRVFKYPKIAPDLLGLLRFWHEESKTIEDWNKLRILLLHTTQIPIFNIYESPFNVGIAIDLPDFNIQQVQDLVQRHRLNWNTAKVEQLMAVIGGHPYLVRVALYHIARQETTLEQLLQAAPTDDGVYRDHLRRLLWNLEQQQELVDAFQKVVATNSPVELESSNAFQLQSMGLVHDQGNAVIPRCDLYRQYFRHKFNKQRVEA; translated from the coding sequence ATGGCTGCTGTAACATCTAATCGTAACCAAGCCCGTGCTAGGCGAGTTGCAGTTAAACGGGTTGAAGGATTTACCAAGCAATTTGGCGAAGCCCATCGAAACTTGGCGCGTCACGCCGCATTTCCCCTCTCACTCACCCCTGATTTGCTCTATCAAATTTGGGCTAACTTTGTCCCCGAAGCGCCTTGGGAAGCCGTAGCTCATCTGCTGCTGTCGCGCCTGTGTCGGCAGGTGGGGTATGAGATGTATGAAATGGATATTAGCGATCGTAATCTGTTATTGAGGGAATTAAAAGAGCAGTTTGGGCAGGAAAGATTAGACGAACTGGCAGAGTTTTTGCTGGATTATGTAGCGCAGCGACTAACTGATGATGATCCGGATACTCAGGATTTGCGAGAGGCTCAGGAATGGACAGCATTGGCATATACAAAGCCGAACGAACTGGCGCGGGAGTTGGCAGAGGCTTTGAGTGCAAGGGTGAAACAAGAGGAGATAACAGAAGTATTTCGCCTAGCCTCGTTAGTAGAAACCTTTGGGGAACCGTTAGTGCAATCTGGCTTTGAGCCTTTACTAATTTATGCCGATGGAATGACAACCTTTGCTCGTGGTAATCGGGAAGGTGCAGCGGCTCGATTTGCAAAGTTACCTGTACAGAAAGGTCAGATTGGGATTGCTGGAGTTACTTTAGATATCCCAGTAGAAGAACCAGAGTTGCCCGGAGGTCAAGTCAACTTAGCTTCAGCCTTTTATGTCGAGCGTCCCCCCATTGAAGAACTCTGTTACGAAGCCATTTTGCAACCTGGAGCCTTGATTCGGATTAAAGGAAATCGACAGATGGGAAAGACTTCATTGATGACACGGATTCTCCATCATGCCAAACAGCAAGGCTATCGAACAGTACCATTGAGCTTTCAATCGGCAGATGAGGATATTTTGGCAGATTTAGATAAGTTCCTGAAATGGTTGTGTGTCAGTGTAGGACGGAAGCTGAAGCTAGAAAATAAATTAGCGGATTACTGGGATGATAATTTGGCTAGTAAGTCTAGCTGCACAGCTTACTTTGAGGAGTATTTGCTGGCAGAATTTGATCAGCCATTGGTGTTAGGATTAGATGAAGTAGATCGAGTATTTAAATATCCAAAAATTGCTCCCGATCTTTTGGGTTTACTACGATTTTGGCATGAGGAGTCCAAAACAATTGAGGATTGGAATAAATTGCGAATTTTGCTATTGCATACAACACAAATTCCTATTTTCAATATCTATGAATCGCCGTTTAATGTAGGTATAGCGATTGATTTACCGGACTTTAACATTCAGCAGGTGCAGGACTTGGTACAACGGCATAGGCTGAATTGGAATACTGCAAAAGTAGAACAGCTAATGGCAGTGATAGGAGGGCATCCTTATTTAGTACGGGTAGCTCTCTATCATATTGCTCGACAGGAGACTACGCTCGAACAACTATTGCAAGCTGCACCTACAGACGATGGGGTTTATCGTGATCATCTACGACGACTTTTATGGAATTTAGAACAGCAACAGGAGTTAGTTGATGCTTTTCAGAAAGTAGTGGCTACAAACAGCCCAGTAGAATTAGAATCGAGCAATGCTTTTCAGTTACAAAGCATGGGTTTAGTGCATGATCAAGGTAATGCTGTAATACCTCGCTGCGATTTGTATCGTCAGTATTTCCGTCATAAATTCAATAAGCAACGTGTTGAGGCTTAA
- a CDS encoding XisI protein, which yields MEKSNYPELVQTIIKSHFAQLPDDATEVQLILDIERNHYLLMLVGWHNQRREYGSLIHIDIKDNKIWIQSDGTEVGVANELVEAGVPQTDIVLAFKSPFKRQFTDYAVCHLKVKN from the coding sequence ATGGAAAAATCAAATTATCCCGAACTGGTGCAAACAATCATCAAGTCACACTTCGCCCAACTTCCAGATGATGCAACTGAAGTACAGTTGATTCTTGATATAGAACGCAATCACTACTTATTAATGCTCGTGGGTTGGCACAACCAACGACGAGAGTATGGTAGCCTAATTCACATTGATATCAAGGATAACAAAATTTGGATTCAGAGTGATGGAACAGAAGTAGGAGTCGCCAACGAATTAGTTGAGGCTGGAGTACCACAGACGGATATCGTATTGGCGTTTAAGTCTCCCTTCAAGCGACAATTTACCGACTATGCCGTTTGTCATCTTAAAGTTAAAAATTAA
- a CDS encoding Uma2 family endonuclease: protein MSQTTIESAPVDLALPPTQYDLPCDDDIPMETQRHFLQMQMLRDTLVAWLAQREDGYVGGNMFLYFSAAQIKNQDFRGPDVFVVLGVPKGERLSWVVWDEGKAPDVVIELISDSTATKDKTEKKQIYQDKVRVPEYFWYNPFDSEDWAGFSLQGGVYQPIDLDEQGRFVSQLLGLALVRWQGSYKDIQTTWLRWATLAGELLLTPEEEAAQAQQQAEQAQQQAEQAQQRAEQLAERLREMGIDPDEV from the coding sequence ATGTCTCAAACCACAATTGAATCGGCTCCTGTTGATTTAGCTCTACCGCCAACCCAGTATGACTTACCCTGTGATGACGATATTCCTATGGAAACTCAGCGACATTTTCTGCAAATGCAAATGCTTAGGGATACTCTTGTCGCGTGGTTGGCTCAACGAGAGGATGGCTATGTTGGCGGTAATATGTTTCTCTATTTCAGTGCGGCTCAAATCAAAAACCAAGACTTTCGCGGTCCTGATGTCTTTGTCGTTTTGGGAGTTCCCAAAGGTGAACGACTCAGTTGGGTTGTGTGGGATGAAGGCAAAGCACCGGATGTTGTTATTGAATTAATTTCTGATAGTACGGCTACCAAAGATAAAACCGAAAAGAAACAAATTTACCAAGACAAAGTGAGAGTCCCGGAATATTTTTGGTACAATCCCTTTGATTCAGAGGATTGGGCGGGATTTAGCTTACAAGGTGGCGTGTATCAACCCATAGACTTGGATGAACAAGGACGATTTGTCAGCCAACTGTTAGGTTTAGCCTTAGTGCGTTGGCAAGGTTCCTATAAAGATATTCAAACAACGTGGCTGCGTTGGGCGACATTAGCGGGAGAGTTGTTACTCACTCCTGAAGAAGAGGCGGCGCAAGCTCAACAGCAAGCTGAACAAGCTCAACAACAAGCTGAACAAGCTCAACAACGAGCCGAACAACTGGCTGAACGTTTACGAGAAATGGGCATTGATCCGGATGAGGTTTGA
- a CDS encoding efflux RND transporter periplasmic adaptor subunit, with translation MGTKSVYSQHQLSHSASAAPLASQTRHGASLHASPHHNTYSASPNYWGFLVLWIILLVPSLTGCGNSPKTEAGAQPNPPGAEEKTSTAVNAAIAETGWVVEPIEYKGNTQPLRDVSLRSQIEGRVLNLAVDIGDRVKQGQILAQVDDALLQTAVTEAQAELAALNSEVARAQTQVGNAQARAEQARLELQQAKVDATRLQNLAQEGAISRQEAELAQTAAATAQQNLQATLKQIRTEQQAVAAAQERVKAQQAILAENKERQSYSLLASPINGVVLERVTESGNLVTPGSELLKLGDFSQVKVEVQVSDRELANIQVGQSVTVHLDALANESFSGKVTRISPAADSEALQIPVEVTIPNPNRQIGSGLLARVKFTPNTQAQVVVPQTALEVGGESGRGETQTAKTNKTSEKATVFVVVENRGDSKVKARQVEISDRAKGRVAIVSGLKPGERFVVRSDAPLKDGDTVRLSILSVTP, from the coding sequence CCTCACCACAATACTTATTCAGCCAGTCCTAACTATTGGGGTTTTCTGGTGCTGTGGATTATTTTACTTGTACCGTCTCTCACGGGATGTGGGAATAGTCCCAAGACAGAAGCAGGGGCGCAACCCAACCCCCCTGGTGCAGAAGAGAAAACCAGTACCGCCGTAAATGCCGCGATCGCAGAAACGGGATGGGTGGTAGAACCCATAGAGTATAAAGGTAACACTCAACCCCTACGGGATGTCTCCCTGCGCTCTCAAATCGAAGGGCGGGTGTTGAATCTAGCGGTTGATATTGGCGATCGGGTTAAACAAGGACAAATTTTAGCTCAAGTTGACGACGCCTTATTACAAACGGCTGTAACGGAAGCCCAAGCTGAACTCGCCGCCCTCAATTCAGAAGTCGCCCGCGCCCAAACTCAGGTGGGGAATGCCCAAGCCAGGGCAGAACAAGCCCGGTTAGAATTGCAACAAGCTAAGGTAGATGCAACACGGTTACAAAACCTGGCACAAGAAGGAGCAATTTCTCGACAAGAAGCTGAATTAGCCCAAACCGCCGCCGCCACCGCCCAACAAAACCTGCAAGCCACCCTCAAGCAAATTCGCACCGAACAACAAGCCGTTGCTGCTGCACAAGAACGAGTAAAGGCGCAGCAAGCTATTTTAGCTGAAAATAAGGAACGTCAATCCTATTCGTTACTCGCCTCCCCGATTAATGGTGTGGTATTAGAACGAGTCACTGAATCGGGGAATCTGGTGACACCGGGAAGTGAACTGCTGAAGTTAGGGGATTTCTCTCAGGTAAAAGTAGAAGTCCAAGTTTCAGATCGAGAATTGGCGAATATTCAGGTAGGACAGTCTGTGACAGTTCATTTAGATGCACTTGCCAATGAATCGTTTTCCGGAAAAGTGACCCGAATTTCGCCAGCAGCAGATAGTGAAGCCTTACAAATTCCCGTAGAAGTCACCATTCCCAATCCGAATCGTCAAATTGGGAGTGGACTTTTAGCCAGAGTTAAATTTACCCCAAATACCCAAGCCCAAGTCGTAGTTCCGCAAACGGCGTTAGAGGTTGGCGGAGAGTCAGGGCGTGGAGAGACTCAGACGGCGAAAACGAATAAAACCTCAGAGAAAGCAACCGTATTTGTCGTGGTTGAAAATAGGGGTGACTCTAAAGTTAAGGCACGTCAAGTAGAAATAAGCGATCGCGCCAAGGGTAGAGTGGCTATTGTATCCGGTTTAAAGCCAGGGGAACGGTTTGTCGTTCGCAGTGATGCGCCGTTAAAGGATGGGGATACGGTGCGTTTGAGTATTTTATCAGTAACCCCATAA